The following proteins are encoded in a genomic region of Candidatus Eremiobacteraceae bacterium:
- a CDS encoding SEL1-like repeat protein: MSGDSVAQCQLGIDYDMGRGVFENYTAAREWFTRSAAQHDGCGITNFGNLYFDGDGVPQDYTVARSYFEAGALAGYSAAFYNLGIIYQNGDDVQVDERAAIEWLSKAAIAKNVLTYSKLGDLYAFGHQFKIHNVGLAVHYYRLAIEARYPDTFCCAADRRIGAASNLAFLYLNVYKGNDQLRYHLVLELLRRSPKDEWSQYEIAQMYANGLGVKRNYDIAAAWWKKSADQGYAPAAGQYARFLLTDDGKSADSSTGLRYLHQAVAGGDEDAMTDLASLKFDGLYVPRDRKGAVALYTAASARGSMRALNHLANLYLNGEGVSRSLYQAYILFSVEADLGARWGPGLKQRLERGLTQKQLDAAHFEIKRLDREALTAQDEQTDLPAIPASTNTMS; encoded by the coding sequence ATGTCGGGCGATTCTGTCGCTCAGTGTCAGCTCGGAATCGACTACGATATGGGGCGGGGCGTCTTCGAAAATTACACGGCTGCGCGCGAATGGTTCACTCGATCGGCTGCCCAACACGATGGCTGCGGCATCACGAATTTCGGCAACCTTTACTTTGACGGGGACGGCGTGCCGCAGGATTACACCGTCGCGCGATCATACTTCGAAGCAGGAGCGCTAGCCGGATACTCCGCGGCATTCTACAACCTAGGGATAATCTACCAAAACGGCGACGACGTGCAGGTGGATGAGCGAGCGGCAATCGAGTGGCTGAGCAAGGCCGCGATTGCCAAGAACGTGCTCACATATTCAAAGCTTGGCGATCTGTATGCGTTCGGTCACCAATTCAAGATTCACAACGTCGGCCTCGCCGTTCATTACTACCGATTGGCTATTGAGGCACGTTACCCCGATACATTTTGCTGCGCCGCCGATCGCCGGATTGGCGCTGCTTCGAATCTTGCCTTTCTCTACCTCAATGTATACAAGGGAAATGACCAGCTGCGCTATCACCTTGTTCTGGAGCTGTTGCGTCGGAGCCCGAAGGACGAGTGGTCGCAATATGAGATAGCCCAGATGTACGCGAACGGCCTCGGGGTCAAAAGGAATTATGATATTGCCGCGGCTTGGTGGAAGAAATCGGCCGATCAAGGATATGCGCCCGCGGCGGGTCAGTATGCCAGGTTCTTGCTCACTGACGACGGCAAGTCGGCGGACTCCTCCACAGGGCTCAGGTATTTGCACCAGGCAGTAGCTGGTGGGGATGAAGACGCGATGACGGACCTCGCATCGCTCAAATTCGACGGACTGTATGTGCCGCGCGATCGCAAAGGCGCCGTCGCATTATATACGGCGGCTTCGGCCCGTGGGTCAATGAGAGCGTTAAACCATCTCGCGAATCTGTACCTCAACGGCGAGGGTGTGTCGCGTAGCCTGTACCAGGCATATATCCTCTTTAGTGTGGAGGCAGATTTGGGCGCCAGATGGGGGCCCGGGCTCAAGCAAAGACTCGAACGAGGACTTACACAAAAACAATTGGATGCCGCTCACTTTGAGATCAAGAGGCTCGACCGCGAGGCCCTAACCGCACAAGACGAGCAGACCGATCTACCAGCGATCCCAGCTTCCACGAATACGATGTCGTAG